The following coding sequences are from one Niveibacterium umoris window:
- a CDS encoding tetratricopeptide repeat protein, with translation MDTVCNRHQKRACKTRTAAIPILAGASLIAACLTLPAQAEDVDLACPVLRHGYGPYDYRKITEEQKHLVEGAHFFPDVENLKRGAIHPNRGYVVIPGAEIDYTLRAFPNHPRALLSLARLSQRDKTPHPQGVKANVACYFQSAINFVPDDGTVRIIYGMHLLRTGNRDEAVKQLEKGQELSDESPSGHYNLGLAYFELKRYDDALKEAHKAYALGFPLPGLKEKLKQVNAWKDPVKAAAPSAPIADQSAP, from the coding sequence ATGGATACCGTTTGCAATCGGCACCAGAAACGCGCCTGCAAAACCCGTACGGCCGCGATACCCATTCTCGCTGGCGCTTCCCTCATTGCCGCGTGCCTCACCTTGCCCGCGCAGGCCGAAGACGTCGATCTTGCATGCCCGGTCCTGAGGCATGGATACGGCCCCTACGATTACCGGAAAATCACTGAAGAACAGAAGCACTTGGTCGAAGGCGCCCACTTTTTCCCCGACGTAGAAAACCTGAAGCGGGGAGCGATCCACCCCAACCGCGGGTACGTCGTGATCCCCGGCGCAGAAATCGATTACACCTTACGCGCTTTTCCGAACCACCCCCGCGCCTTGCTTTCCCTGGCCAGGCTGAGCCAGCGCGACAAGACGCCACACCCTCAAGGGGTTAAGGCCAACGTCGCCTGCTACTTTCAATCCGCGATCAATTTTGTTCCCGACGATGGCACCGTCAGAATCATCTATGGGATGCACTTGCTCAGGACCGGCAACCGTGACGAGGCGGTGAAACAACTCGAAAAGGGGCAGGAACTCAGTGACGAGAGCCCGTCGGGCCACTACAACCTCGGACTTGCCTACTTTGAATTGAAACGCTACGACGATGCCCTCAAGGAGGCGCACAAAGCGTATGCCTTGGGATTCCCGTTGCCCGGCCTGAAAGAAAAACTCAAACAGGTCAATGCATGGAAGGACCCGGTCAAGGCAGCGGCCCCCTCCGCGCCCATTGCCGATCAGTCCGCGCCTTGA
- a CDS encoding hydrolase 1, exosortase A system-associated, producing MIEDAILLDCAGDAMPAIVTRPDNGTATVGVLVIVGGPQTRVGSHRQFVLLARALAAAGLACLRFDYRGMGDASGAARDFEQVDDDIGVAVAGLKACVPGIEKVVLWGLCDGATAAAFHAAANDQITGLVMLNPWVRSEAGEAAALVSSYYGKRVFSLAFWSKFLSGKLDFRKRAAEFIVNLRKSRGGHSTAGQKSSLPDRLGASLQRYRRPVLLILSGNDLTAAEFISAAHSGRLAEGIKQCDVTRRDLQDANHTFSSLAWRRWVESATVAWIAERIDPRLQAASQGAD from the coding sequence ATGATTGAGGATGCAATCCTGCTCGATTGTGCGGGCGACGCAATGCCTGCGATCGTGACCCGGCCGGACAATGGCACGGCGACGGTTGGCGTGCTGGTTATTGTAGGCGGGCCGCAAACGCGGGTCGGCTCGCACCGACAATTCGTATTGCTGGCCCGTGCGCTCGCGGCGGCTGGCCTTGCCTGTTTGCGCTTCGACTACCGCGGGATGGGAGACGCGAGTGGGGCTGCACGCGATTTCGAGCAGGTTGACGACGACATTGGTGTCGCGGTGGCTGGCCTGAAGGCATGCGTGCCGGGGATCGAGAAAGTCGTGCTGTGGGGGCTCTGTGATGGTGCCACGGCGGCCGCGTTCCATGCCGCGGCGAATGACCAGATAACGGGCCTGGTCATGTTGAATCCGTGGGTGAGATCCGAGGCTGGCGAGGCCGCTGCCTTGGTGTCGAGCTATTACGGCAAGCGGGTCTTCTCGCTTGCTTTCTGGAGCAAGTTTTTGAGCGGCAAATTGGATTTCCGCAAACGCGCCGCGGAGTTCATCGTCAATCTTCGCAAGTCACGGGGCGGCCATTCCACTGCAGGCCAGAAATCGAGTCTGCCAGATCGCCTTGGCGCCAGTTTGCAGCGTTATCGACGGCCTGTTTTGCTGATCTTGTCAGGCAACGATTTGACCGCCGCGGAGTTCATCAGTGCCGCGCACTCTGGGCGACTGGCGGAAGGCATCAAGCAGTGTGACGTGACACGTAGGGACCTTCAGGACGCCAATCACACCTTCTCGTCTTTGGCTTGGCGCCGCTGGGTGGAGTCGGCTACCGTGGCCTGGATTGCCGAACGGATTGACCCGCGACTACAGGCTGCCTCTCAAGGCGCGGACTGA
- a CDS encoding hydrolase 2, exosortase A system-associated, with the protein MTFVCSPEFAPAPGGQRFLMRFEPHGVPARGRLVLLQPFAEEANKSRRQLADIARTAAAAGWNVVLGDYLGTGDSAGDFGDATWRDWVDDVALFANLAGASSLPLVLCALRLGALLADEAVRGGLRPTALVAINPVVSGKQALTQFLRLGAASELAQDTTARIDTRFLRQRLSAGESVEIAGYALSPALANELESAEFAPNSMVSRLGWIEVGPDAEVLSPAAARQLAKIHETGGAQVATATLKGPAFWQTQEIERVPDLAQTCLAMLQELTGVPAQ; encoded by the coding sequence ATGACTTTTGTCTGTTCGCCGGAATTCGCTCCCGCACCGGGCGGGCAGCGATTCCTTATGCGGTTCGAGCCGCATGGCGTTCCGGCGCGGGGGCGGCTCGTGCTGCTTCAGCCATTTGCCGAAGAGGCAAACAAGTCGCGCCGCCAGCTCGCCGACATTGCGCGCACGGCGGCTGCAGCGGGGTGGAATGTTGTGCTCGGCGATTACCTGGGTACAGGGGACAGCGCCGGTGATTTCGGCGACGCGACTTGGCGCGACTGGGTCGATGACGTTGCCTTGTTTGCGAATCTTGCCGGTGCTTCGTCCTTGCCCCTGGTGCTCTGCGCCTTGCGGCTTGGGGCCTTGCTTGCTGATGAGGCGGTTCGGGGAGGGCTGAGGCCGACGGCTCTGGTCGCGATCAACCCCGTCGTATCCGGAAAGCAGGCACTGACCCAATTCCTCCGGTTGGGGGCTGCATCTGAACTTGCCCAAGACACGACGGCACGGATCGACACGCGTTTCCTGCGTCAGCGCTTGTCCGCTGGCGAGTCGGTTGAAATTGCGGGCTACGCGCTTTCGCCGGCCCTTGCAAACGAACTGGAGTCGGCTGAATTCGCGCCCAATTCGATGGTTTCACGTCTTGGCTGGATTGAGGTCGGACCGGACGCTGAGGTTCTCTCGCCGGCCGCCGCACGACAACTGGCGAAGATCCACGAAACGGGGGGGGCTCAGGTTGCGACCGCCACGCTGAAAGGCCCGGCGTTCTGGCAAACGCAGGAGATCGAGCGGGTGCCCGACCTGGCCCAGACCTGCCTTGCCATGTTGCAAGAACTGACCGGGGTGCCCGCTCAATGA
- a CDS encoding acyl carrier protein, which yields MNTRTELAAILDELLSLGGRAAGFDDATALLGAIPELDSMAVVGVIGAIEERFGIVFDDDEIDGAAFASFGRLVSLIESKIG from the coding sequence TTGAATACGCGCACTGAACTGGCCGCCATTTTGGACGAACTGCTTAGTCTTGGCGGCCGTGCTGCCGGGTTTGACGATGCGACCGCACTCCTTGGAGCTATTCCCGAGTTGGATTCGATGGCGGTGGTGGGGGTCATCGGGGCGATCGAGGAGCGGTTCGGTATCGTGTTCGACGACGATGAGATCGACGGTGCCGCGTTTGCGAGTTTTGGGCGGCTCGTTTCGCTGATTGAATCCAAAATCGGTTGA